A region of Paenibacillus thiaminolyticus DNA encodes the following proteins:
- a CDS encoding MbtH family protein yields the protein MSNPFEQADGAYLVLINEEGQYSLWPAFAAVPDGWSTVLGPETRQGCLDYITLHWTDLRPRSLRDSSDPVHGATQ from the coding sequence ATGAGTAATCCTTTTGAGCAAGCGGACGGCGCTTATCTGGTGCTAATTAATGAGGAGGGGCAATATTCGTTGTGGCCTGCCTTCGCCGCGGTGCCGGATGGATGGAGTACGGTCTTGGGGCCGGAGACGCGTCAGGGGTGTCTGGACTATATCACCTTGCATTGGACCGACTTGCGGCCCCGCAGCCTGCGCGATTCTTCGGATCCTGTCCATGGAGCAACGCAATGA
- a CDS encoding DHA2 family efflux MFS transporter permease subunit, giving the protein MKAGLNPKTAVCIVYVAAMFTVAMDATVLNVALQTISQELQVPPAASGVLNVGYLVSLAVVLPAAGWLGDKWGTKRVFMLALALFTGASALCGFAGSLTALTVFRVVQGIGGGLLTPIGMAMLFRMFPPQERAKISRALILPIAVAPAVGPILSGLLIEHLSWRWIFYVHLPIGIPALLFGIVFLKEHREHEAGRLDVRGLLLSAPGLALLMYALSQGPMQGWGSPAIWTTGGMGLILIAALVAVELRVKQPLLDLRLLGDRLFRTAGLVAMFSAAGLLGMLYVFPLMYQNALHASALDTGLTTFPEALGLMLASQLVPWTYPRLGPKRVMVMGLLCTAVFFVMLSTVGPHTNPWLIRSLLFGVGVFLGHTVGAVQIAAFSNIPPASMGRASTWFTVQNRLGPAIGLAILSGILALAGTHTINAAGGIEPNIMAYRAALLGAASFLLMGLCCALWIRDSDAAATVAKQPPVKPDGEKSVQA; this is encoded by the coding sequence ATGAAGGCAGGATTGAACCCGAAAACGGCCGTATGCATCGTATACGTGGCGGCCATGTTCACGGTGGCCATGGACGCCACCGTCCTGAACGTTGCGCTGCAGACGATCAGCCAGGAGCTGCAAGTGCCTCCGGCCGCATCGGGAGTGCTCAATGTGGGCTATCTGGTAAGCCTCGCTGTCGTCCTGCCGGCTGCAGGCTGGCTGGGTGATAAGTGGGGGACCAAACGTGTTTTTATGCTCGCGCTCGCCTTGTTCACGGGAGCCTCGGCACTGTGCGGCTTCGCCGGCAGTTTGACGGCGTTGACCGTTTTTCGGGTCGTGCAAGGGATCGGCGGCGGGCTGCTTACTCCGATAGGAATGGCGATGCTGTTCCGCATGTTCCCCCCGCAGGAGCGGGCCAAAATATCTCGGGCACTCATTCTCCCGATCGCGGTTGCACCTGCGGTCGGGCCGATTCTTAGCGGGCTGCTTATTGAGCATCTGTCGTGGCGCTGGATATTTTATGTCCATTTGCCGATCGGGATTCCCGCCTTGCTGTTCGGTATCGTCTTTTTGAAGGAGCATCGGGAGCATGAGGCGGGACGCCTTGATGTTCGGGGCCTCCTCTTGTCGGCGCCTGGTCTGGCTCTGTTGATGTATGCCCTTAGCCAAGGTCCTATGCAGGGCTGGGGTTCTCCCGCGATCTGGACAACGGGGGGAATGGGTCTCATCCTGATAGCGGCCCTTGTCGCCGTCGAGCTGCGGGTGAAGCAGCCGCTGCTTGATCTGCGGTTGTTGGGCGACCGCTTGTTCCGTACCGCAGGTCTCGTCGCCATGTTTTCTGCGGCGGGCTTGCTCGGCATGCTGTACGTGTTCCCGCTAATGTACCAGAATGCGCTGCATGCCTCGGCGCTCGATACCGGCTTGACCACCTTCCCGGAGGCGCTTGGCCTTATGCTTGCTTCTCAGCTTGTGCCGTGGACCTATCCGAGGCTAGGGCCGAAGCGCGTCATGGTTATGGGGCTATTGTGCACGGCAGTCTTCTTCGTGATGCTGAGCACGGTCGGCCCTCATACGAATCCATGGCTGATTCGGAGCCTGCTGTTCGGTGTCGGCGTCTTTTTGGGCCATACGGTCGGCGCCGTTCAGATAGCGGCCTTTAGCAATATTCCGCCTGCATCGATGGGCCGCGCCTCGACCTGGTTCACCGTACAGAACCGGCTGGGGCCGGCCATAGGCTTGGCGATTCTGTCCGGCATTCTTGCATTGGCGGGAACCCACACGATAAATGCCGCTGGAGGCATAGAACCGAATATCATGGCGTACCGTGCCGCTCTGCTCGGGGCCGCAAGCTTTCTGCTCATGGGCCTGTGCTGTGCGTTGTGGATTCGCGACAGCGATGCGGCCGCCACCGTTGCGAAGCAACCCCCGGTGAAGCCGGATGGGGAAAAATCGGTTCAAGCGTGA
- a CDS encoding SMI1/KNR4 family protein gives MNQIEQIEQRFGVKYPDLYKRLYDDGMLDWGEYGPNWHATYWEKFKSNPPLLLFGDDIELLELNQIVEKIEELKDPEDYRATKPEFQFVPFAMTGGGDLYVFQFDQQCVENVPVTLVPHDSESASILAKNLQDFIFRKLLECVAEIDEYSSAAEGGDLKANLFNMLRTHKPYLSQRQAAKIEEIYNRDLFDYKYNIPNGNELTLSGLISLDELEEVLHQEIGFENLDKEFVYMG, from the coding sequence ATGAATCAAATAGAACAAATAGAGCAACGATTTGGTGTCAAATACCCTGATTTGTATAAAAGACTATACGACGATGGAATGCTTGATTGGGGAGAATATGGACCCAATTGGCATGCTACTTACTGGGAAAAATTTAAAAGCAACCCGCCACTGTTGTTATTCGGAGATGACATTGAACTTCTTGAATTGAATCAAATCGTAGAAAAGATTGAAGAGTTAAAAGACCCGGAAGATTACAGAGCGACAAAACCTGAATTTCAATTTGTTCCCTTTGCGATGACAGGCGGAGGTGACTTATATGTATTCCAATTTGATCAACAGTGCGTGGAAAATGTTCCTGTTACTTTGGTTCCGCATGATAGTGAAAGTGCGAGTATATTGGCCAAAAACCTGCAAGATTTTATTTTTCGGAAACTATTAGAGTGTGTTGCTGAAATTGATGAGTATTCAAGCGCAGCGGAAGGCGGTGATTTGAAAGCGAATTTATTTAATATGCTGAGAACTCATAAACCGTATTTAAGCCAGCGCCAAGCCGCAAAAATAGAAGAAATATACAACCGGGACTTGTTTGACTATAAATACAACATTCCGAATGGCAACGAATTAACTTTATCCGGGCTGATTTCGTTAGACGAGTTGGAAGAGGTTTTACATCAAGAAATTGGATTTGAAAACCTTGACAAAGAATTCGTATATATGGGCTGA
- a CDS encoding NUDIX domain-containing protein, whose amino-acid sequence METSLPRIGVGAVIMNEANEILLVLRGRQPEKDKWSIPGGKVDLYETLEDTTVREVLEEVGLHIQVKRLLCTAETIDPGRGEHWISVIFETRVVAGDASNREEGGALKDVRWFPLSELPDNLASFTWPAIQALRSPGAAAYSGRNE is encoded by the coding sequence ATGGAAACATCCTTACCAAGAATCGGCGTCGGCGCCGTTATTATGAATGAAGCGAACGAGATTCTGCTTGTGCTGCGGGGACGCCAGCCGGAGAAGGACAAATGGAGCATTCCCGGAGGCAAGGTGGACTTATACGAGACGCTGGAGGATACGACCGTTCGCGAGGTGTTGGAAGAGGTCGGGCTTCACATCCAGGTGAAGCGGCTGCTCTGCACCGCCGAGACGATCGATCCGGGCCGGGGCGAGCATTGGATCTCGGTCATCTTCGAGACCCGTGTCGTCGCGGGCGATGCCAGCAACCGCGAAGAAGGCGGAGCGCTGAAGGATGTGCGCTGGTTCCCATTATCGGAGCTGCCGGACAATCTGGCCTCTTTCACGTGGCCCGCAATTCAAGCTTTGCGCAGCCCCGGCGCTGCCGCATATTCCGGCCGGAACGAATGA